A window of the Sardina pilchardus chromosome 21, fSarPil1.1, whole genome shotgun sequence genome harbors these coding sequences:
- the gfra4b gene encoding GDNF family receptor alpha-4 produces MDLLGLYLFQLVFVALQEALSAGRDCLLAGDSCSSDETCSPRLRTLRQCVAGNGSMKLGPGARSQCANAVSALLSSPLHGCQCRRGMKKEKNCLSIYWSLHQSGIHGLNLVESYPYEAVQKGYDYVRLASITADSEVGIVTVNRCLDAAKACNVDDECQRLRTEYVTACLKPSSRSGLCNKPKCHKALRRFFDRVPVEYTHRLLFCPCSSQACAERRRQTVVPQCSYEGGDKPSCLAQLRACNADYVCRSRVAQFQYDCQPDEQSASGCKQGSHRDCLMAYTGLIGSPMTPNYVDNSSSSVAPWCTCASSGNQKEECAHFLGFFTDNICLSNALLTFENDLDPTPTPGQSGQPSHVTGWPEYGTTPAHSVSMETEENLMSPLIPTQATLNDRLWGDTTGPSSTEPKSASPLPPPLPTWSLLLLLLLHLFCYDQ; encoded by the exons CCCTGCAGGAGGCACTGTCTGCGGGGAGGGACTGCCTGCTGGCAGGGGATTCCTGCTCCAGCGACGAGACGTGCAGCCCGCGTCTGCGCACGCTACGCCAGTGCGTGGCTGGCAACGGCAGCATGAAGCTGGGCCCCGGCGCCCGCAGCCAGTGTGCCAACGCCGTGTCGGCGCTGCTCTCGAGCCCGCTGCACGGCTGCCAGTGCCGACGGGGcatgaagaaggagaagaactGCCTGAGCATCTACTGGAGTCTCCATCAGTCGGGCATTCACG gactcAACCTGGTGGAGAGCTATCCCTACGAGGCCGTGCAGAAGGGTTATGACTATGTGCGCCTGGCGTCCATCACTGCAG ATTCGGAGGTGGGCATCGTGACGGTGAACCGTTGCCTGGACGCGGCCAAGGCGTGCAACGTGGACGACGAGTGCCAGCGCCTGCGCACCGAGTACGTGACGGCCTGCCTCAAGCCGTCGTCGCGCTCGGGCCTCTGCAACAAGCCCAAGTGCCACAAGGCGCTGCGGCGCTTCTTCGACCGCGTGCCCGTCGAGTACACGCACCGCCTGCTCTTCTGCCCATGCAGCAGCCAGGCGTGCGCCGAGCGCCGCCGCCAGACCGTCGTGCCCCAGTGCTCCTACGAGGGCGGGGACAAGCCCAGCTgcctggcacagctgagggCCTGCAACGCCGATTACGTCTGCAG GTCTCGCGTGGCCCAGTTCCAGTACGACTGCCAGCCGGACGAGCAGTCCGCCAGCGGCTGCAAGCAGGGGAGTCACCGGGACTGTCTCATGGCCTACACCGGACTGATCG GGAGCCCGATGACGCCCAACTACGTGGACAACTCCTCGTCCAGCGTGGCCCCGTGGTGCACCTGTGCGTCCAGCGGAAACCAGAAGGAGGAGTGTGCCCACTTCCTGGGCTTTTTCACCGACAACATCTGCCTGA gtaaTGCTCTTCTCACTTTCGAGAATGACCTGGACCCGACGCCAACCCCGGGCCAGTCAGGACAGCCCAGCCACGTCACCGGTTGGCCAGAATATGGCACCACTCCGGCCCACTCCGTCTCCATGGAGACAGAAGAGAATTTAATGAGTCCACTGATACCCACacag GCCACCCTGAATGATAGGCTCTGGGGTGACACCACGGGTCCCTCCAGCACCGAGCCCAAGTCTGCCagccctctccccccaccactccccacctggagcctcctcctcctcctcctcctgcacctcttctGCTACGATCAGTGA
- the LOC134068580 gene encoding kyphoscoliosis peptidase-like, giving the protein MGAVVTKLKNVRKRERKPKSKKKKKKLRVIVGKKGSMTAQSSRRTGRKSARGSVRRRKSSRKLKKHLFPSPAVFSQIDAHAIKAGEELRKKRIVSVKAITQAITVGAATDLQKLRAIWIWLCHNIEYDVSGYLGMTEKITSPQRVVETGRGICCGYSRLCIEMCSEVGIECREVTGHSKGSSYRPGLHDEPTKSDHAWNAVRIQGHWYLLDSCWGAGNVDFTKRVFNKCHNEFYFLPDPDMFINDHFPDDVEWQLLRQPISLEEFRKRAQKTSRFFQLGLTLHHPTHYLLVTEAGEATISMTFPEPLDFSYRIYQRSGNTQRELSTSAALLTITTTHMKLRLRPPTQGTFDVTVFARTAKTSGELPEVCNFLLECPKPSPLESFPENPSKSWGMQYSAKNMGLKPCQYQAEITLESATFEMLLQTSRPLMMLCELSHKDLDEALAKRCVATQSEPDQLSCHVLCPYVGYYRLTVFVKDGDSTSNTYSPVGTFLLQCTSSAVININKLFPPGLSNDCGPGNTTLKAGLDDFSHTRAIINTQRGQCSVTFRNQRGMKLQANLSREERQQPKYPLSRYVLLSCDEKDVTVNVALPGAGVYCLSLFGGSATSTSLSHLCDYVLRNNWDGTLPPFPLSYSIWSDGCVLFEPRMGHLEPMSKVRFRVKIPRATKVNVIGQSQTELRLNQGSQMWEGEVHTSTVPQLQLGASFPGGTPGELSILLCFDVLRTPNMR; this is encoded by the exons ATGGGTGCTGTCGTCACAAAGTTGAAGAATGTACGCAAAAGAGAACGGAAGCCCAAAagcaaaaagaagaagaagaagttaaGGGTCATAGTGGGGAAGAAAGGAAGCATGACAGCTCAGTCCTCACGGAGGACTGGGAGG AAAAGTGCCAGGGGGAGCGTCAGGAGGCGGAAGAGCAGCAGGAAGCTCAAAAAGCACCTGTTCCCGAGCCCAGCCGTCTTCAGCCAGATTGATGCCCATGCAATCAAGGCcggagaggag ctgaggaagaagaggatCGTCTCTGTGAAGGCCATCACTCAAGCCATCACTGTGGGTGCAGCAACAGACCTGCAGAAGTTAAGGGCTATCTGGATCTGGCTGTGCCACAACATTG AGTATGATGTAAGCGGATACTTGGGGATGACTGAGAAGATAACCTCACCTCAGCGGGTCGTCGAGACAGGCCGAGGCATCTGTTGTGGATACTCCAGGTTGTGCATAGAAATGTGCAG TGAGGTTGGCATCGAGTGCCGGGAGGTGACTGGCCACAGCAAAGGTTCCAGCTACCGGCCTGGTCTTCATGACGAACCCACCAAGTCTGACCATGCTTGGAATGCAGTGCGTATCCAGGGACACTGGTACCTGTTGGATTCATGCTGGGGGGCAGGAAATGTGGACTTCACCAAAAGAGTCTTCAACAAATG CCACAATGAGTTCTACTTCCTCCCAGACCCAGACATGTTCATTAATGACCACTTCCCAGATGATGTGGAGTGGCAACTTCTCAGGCAGCCTATCTCGTTGGAGGAGTTCCGGAAGAGGGCCCAAAAAACATCCCGATTTTTCCAGCTGGGACTGACGCTTCACCATCCCACACACTACCTGCTGGTCACAG AGGCTGGTGAGGCCACCATTTCCATGACTTTCCCAGAGCCTCTGGACTTCTCCTACCGGATCTACCAGCGCAGTGGcaatacacagagagagctgagcacCTCTGCTGCTCTCCTCACTATCACTACCACTCACATGAAGCTGCGGCTTCGGCCCCCGACCCAGGGGACGTTCGACGTCACTGTGTTTGCTCGAACGGCCAAAACGTCTGGCGAGCTCCCCGAGGTCTGCAACTTCCTGCTGGAGTGTCCCAAGCCTTCGCCTTTAGAAAGCTTCCCCGAGAACCCATCCAAGTCTTGGGGCATGCAGTACAGCGCCAAAAACATGGGGCTCAAACCATGCCAATATCAGGCCGAGATCACGCTGGAGTCTGCCACTTTTGAGATGCTGCTCCAGACCAGCCGACCTCTTATGATGCTGTGCGAACTTTCCCACAAAGACCTGGATGAAGCTCTGGCCAAGAGATGCGTCGCCACACAAAGTGAACCTGACCAGCTCAGCTGCCACGTTCTCTGCCCTTATGTGGGCTATTATCGACTGACGGTGTTTGTGAAGGACGGTGACAGCACTAGTAACACATACAGTCCTGTTGGTACGTTCTTACTGCAGTGCACGAGCAGTGCCGTCATCAACATCAATAAACTCTTCCCGCCTGGTCTGAGCAATGATTGCGGTCCCGGCAACACGACGCTCAAAGCGGGTCTCGATGATTTCAGCCACACCAGGGCCATAATAAACACGCAGCGGGGGCAGTGTAGTGTCACATTTCGCAATCAGCGGGGTATGAAACTCCAAGCTAATCTGTCAAGAGAGGAACGTCAGCAACCCAAGTACCCACTCTCTCGCTACGTGCTCCTCTCCTGTGATGAGAAAGACGTCACGGTCAACGTGGCTCTGCCCGGGGCAGGGGTCTACTGTCTTAGCCTGTTCGGTGGGTCTGCGACCTCGACTTCCTTATCCCACCTATGTGATTACGTGTTGCGCAACAACTGGGACGGCACCCTGCCTCCATTCCCCCTCAGCTATTCGATCTGGAGCGACGGCTGCGTTCTCTTCGAGCCACGCATGGGCCATTTGGAGCCCATGTCCAAGGTGCGTTTCCGCGTGAAAATCCCCAGGGCGACCAAAGTGAACGTCATCGGACAGAGCCAAACGGAGCTGCGTCTCAACCAGGGAAGCCAGATGTGGGAGGGGGAGGTGCACACCAGCACTGTGCCCCAGCTCCAACTCGGCGCCAGCTTCCCAGGGGGAACGCCGGGAGAGCTGAGCATCCTGCTGTGCTTCGACGTCCTCAGGACACCAAATATGAGATGA